The Astatotilapia calliptera chromosome 14, fAstCal1.2, whole genome shotgun sequence genome includes a region encoding these proteins:
- the sdhdb gene encoding succinate dehydrogenase [ubiquinone] cytochrome b small subunit B, mitochondrial translates to MAAIVRLSSVCRRGIKPLFYQSALLVRPLAVPHKHLEQPNLLTARIHSSQNLKASSTSKAASLHWTAERMLSVLLLAMGPVAYFNPGPVIDYSLAAALTLHGHWGLGQVLTDYVHGDAKIKMANAALFLLSTITFTGLCYFNYNDVGICKAVALLWSK, encoded by the exons ctctGTTCTATCAAAGCGCGTTGCTGGTCAGGCCGCTGGCTGTACCCCACAAACACCTGGAGCAGCCGAACCTGCTGACGGCGAGGATTCATTCGTCACAGAATCTGAAGG CGAGTTCCACCTCCAAAGCGGCCTCTCTGCACTGGACGGCAGAGCGAATGCTGAGCGTGCTGCTGCTGGCCATGGGCCCTGTCGCTTATTTCAACCCTGGTCCTGTCATCGATTACTCTCTGGCTGCTGCCCTGACCCTTCACGGACACTG GGGTCTCGGGCAGGTGTTGACAGACTACGTTCACGGGGACGCAAAGATCAAGATGGCCAACGCGGCTCTCTTCCTCCTGTCCACGATCACCTTCACTGGTCTTTGCTACTTCAACTACAACGACGTGGGCATATGCAAAGCTGTCGCCCTGCTCTGGAGCAAGTGA